A genomic segment from Methanoplanus limicola DSM 2279 encodes:
- a CDS encoding MFS transporter: MDSSPAKYLRDETLLLAVISIGVFMDGLDGAIVNVSLPQIAQDFGAEIGLASLVITAYLIFLSGLMITFGKIASYRGAKKIYLGGIAIFTASSLLCALSTGIEMLIIFRSLQGIGAAMIAPTAIGIVAAEIPEERRGKSLGILVAASSFAFALGPVAGGILTEYLSWHWIFLINIPIGVAAAALSMKYIPKSENIPGDNPKQRVNFDYAGSLLFLISVGILIITLGMAGEEGPLSPSVIISLALCAALFYLFYRREKSAADPVLDINIFRIPAFNSSTATYMLIMGAFGGAVLMLPFYFQYIRSWSPAMAGLALLIPSVVITIFSPLGGIAADRYGARVVCIISGILATLGFLLTAFYSETSTIIYIAATLLLLGLGCGPVMSAGASGIISSAPAEKKEIASGIMSTSVYLGTAIGTAAFTAIFSLFTREAGSSVNPGTEAFIEGFMACFIAGTLFCLLATLLAFKQRTKRIT; this comes from the coding sequence ATGGATAGCAGTCCGGCAAAATATCTCAGAGATGAAACCCTCCTTTTAGCTGTCATCTCCATCGGCGTCTTCATGGACGGGCTTGACGGTGCGATTGTAAACGTCTCACTCCCGCAGATTGCACAGGATTTCGGAGCGGAAATCGGACTGGCGTCCCTTGTAATTACTGCATATCTCATCTTTCTGAGCGGACTGATGATAACCTTCGGGAAAATAGCCTCATACAGAGGTGCAAAAAAGATATATCTCGGTGGAATTGCGATATTTACAGCATCATCACTCCTCTGTGCACTCTCCACAGGCATTGAGATGCTTATAATTTTCAGGTCTCTTCAGGGTATCGGGGCGGCAATGATTGCACCGACAGCCATAGGCATCGTAGCAGCTGAAATCCCGGAAGAGAGAAGGGGAAAATCACTCGGAATTCTTGTCGCCGCATCATCATTCGCCTTTGCACTTGGCCCTGTGGCAGGCGGAATTCTGACAGAATATCTGAGCTGGCACTGGATATTTCTGATAAATATCCCAATCGGAGTGGCCGCAGCAGCCCTGTCCATGAAATACATTCCGAAATCAGAGAATATTCCGGGTGATAACCCTAAACAAAGAGTTAATTTCGATTACGCAGGATCACTGTTATTTCTCATATCAGTCGGAATATTGATCATAACCCTTGGAATGGCAGGAGAAGAAGGCCCCCTGTCACCATCCGTGATAATCTCACTGGCATTATGCGCAGCTCTTTTTTACCTGTTCTACAGAAGAGAAAAATCTGCTGCGGACCCTGTACTGGACATTAATATCTTCAGAATTCCGGCATTCAACAGCTCAACCGCAACCTATATGCTGATTATGGGTGCATTTGGAGGCGCGGTTTTAATGCTCCCTTTTTATTTTCAGTACATCAGATCCTGGTCGCCTGCAATGGCAGGACTTGCACTTCTGATACCGTCAGTTGTAATAACCATATTCAGCCCGCTCGGCGGAATAGCTGCGGACAGATATGGTGCGCGTGTTGTCTGTATCATATCCGGAATTCTGGCCACATTAGGGTTTTTGCTTACTGCATTTTATTCAGAAACATCAACAATAATCTATATTGCAGCAACACTTCTCCTTCTCGGACTGGGCTGCGGCCCGGTTATGAGCGCGGGTGCATCAGGAATTATCTCATCCGCACCAGCTGAAAAAAAGGAGATTGCATCGGGCATCATGAGCACTTCAGTCTATCTTGGAACTGCAATAGGGACAGCAGCTTTCACTGCCATATTCAGTCTGTTTACCAGAGAAGCGGGCAGTTCAGTGAATCCCGGAACTGAGGCATTCATAGAGGGATTCATGGCCTGTTTCATAGCCGGAACTTTATTCTGCCTCCTTGCAACCCTCCTTGCCTTTAAGCAGAGAACAAAAAGGATTACTTAA
- a CDS encoding glycosyltransferase, with protein sequence MEPRISVVIPTYNEEGNITACLESLSKQTIPREEYELIVVDGDSADRTREFAEKYADRVFIQKSKRVGGARNDGAEAAKAKILATTDADCLIPENWLETIISIFENNPDTVQLYGTVAPIEPGIKHKISLFLANVFSGLGYYTHTLYYTLGCNTAFRAEAYHSIGGYKCIDAGDDLEIAQRMRKIGKVRLSTKIKVRFSMRRYVQFGTLKSLYIWIYIVIKGGNSAKYTYARQKYK encoded by the coding sequence ATGGAACCCAGAATTTCGGTTGTAATACCAACCTACAACGAGGAAGGCAATATTACTGCCTGCCTTGAATCACTCTCAAAACAGACAATTCCAAGAGAGGAATACGAACTTATTGTTGTTGACGGCGATTCGGCAGACAGAACGCGGGAATTTGCCGAAAAATATGCTGACCGGGTGTTCATCCAGAAGAGCAAAAGGGTTGGCGGTGCGAGAAATGACGGTGCAGAGGCTGCAAAGGCCAAAATACTTGCAACAACCGATGCAGACTGCCTGATCCCTGAAAACTGGCTTGAAACTATTATCTCAATCTTTGAAAATAACCCGGATACCGTTCAGCTGTATGGGACTGTAGCTCCGATAGAGCCGGGGATAAAGCATAAAATATCGCTATTTCTCGCCAATGTCTTCTCAGGACTTGGATATTACACCCACACCCTGTATTATACACTTGGGTGTAATACCGCATTTCGGGCAGAGGCATATCACTCTATAGGTGGATATAAGTGCATTGACGCCGGAGATGACCTGGAAATCGCACAGAGAATGAGAAAAATCGGAAAAGTCAGGCTGAGCACTAAAATTAAGGTTCGGTTTTCTATGAGAAGATATGTTCAGTTCGGAACACTCAAATCACTCTACATATGGATCTATATTGTGATTAAAGGCGGTAATTCAGCCAAATACACATATGCAAGGCAGAAATACAAATAA
- a CDS encoding CxxC-x17-CxxC domain-containing protein, which yields MNGRDNFGGRRNFGGPREMHKTTCSDCGKECEVPFVPTEGRPVYCNDCFPKHRKPRY from the coding sequence ATGAACGGAAGAGATAATTTCGGTGGACGCAGAAACTTTGGCGGTCCAAGAGAGATGCACAAGACAACATGCTCAGACTGCGGAAAAGAATGCGAAGTACCATTCGTACCTACCGAAGGAAGACCTGTATACTGCAACGACTGCTTTCCAAAGCACAGAAAGCCTAGATACTAA
- a CDS encoding CxxC-x17-CxxC domain-containing protein, which yields MNGRDNFGGRRNFGGPREMHKTTCSDCGKECEVPFVPTEGRPVYCNDCFPKHRKPRY from the coding sequence ATGAACGGAAGAGATAATTTCGGTGGACGCAGAAACTTTGGCGGTCCAAGAGAGATGCACAAGACAACATGCTCAGACTGCGGAAAAGAATGCGAAGTACCATTCGTACCTACCGAAGGAAGACCTGTATACTGCAACGACTGCTTCCCAAAGCACAGAAAGCCTAGATACTAA
- a CDS encoding AMP phosphorylase, with protein MIKLSAKLMDIDYRGVMLNREDARKTGVLDGDRIQIINQERGASVQAVVTTTETIIQEGTVGIFYVTNKRLDAKEGETFEIRVADRPVSIDYIKKKMDGGKFTSDETFSVVKDIVNDVLSPGEVSAYITGSYINGLDMDEIEYLTRAMVSTGEQISFGSHPIVDKHSIGGVPGNKITLLVVPIIAAAGLKIPKTSSRAITGAGGTADLMEALCPVSFSADEVRNMTEKAGAVIVWGGATNIAPADDRIITHEYPLKIDARGQMLASVMAKKYAVGADLVVIDIPVGEHAKVRNPEEGRKLAREFIELGERLGMRVECALTYGDSPIGHAIGVNLEVREALKALEGANIPGSLIQKSTSLAGIALEMAGKAQNGEGGKLAEEILKSGKALEKMKEIIKIQGGNPDVKSDDIVPGSHSYDINAPESGYVVELNNSSLITIARTAGAPNDHGAGIYIHKKKGNHVKKGEPIFTIYADRPWRLESALETGRRLMPVIVEGMMIDRIPSDYWRNSRQL; from the coding sequence ATGATTAAACTTAGCGCAAAACTTATGGATATCGATTACCGCGGAGTTATGCTCAACAGAGAGGACGCAAGAAAAACAGGAGTCCTTGACGGTGACCGTATCCAGATAATAAACCAGGAGAGGGGTGCCTCTGTACAGGCCGTAGTTACAACAACAGAGACAATTATCCAGGAAGGGACAGTCGGAATATTCTATGTCACAAATAAACGCCTTGATGCAAAAGAAGGAGAAACATTTGAGATCAGGGTTGCAGACCGCCCGGTATCGATAGATTATATCAAGAAAAAGATGGACGGAGGGAAATTTACCTCAGATGAGACATTCTCAGTTGTAAAAGATATAGTAAATGATGTCCTCTCACCCGGAGAGGTAAGCGCATACATCACAGGGTCATATATCAACGGGCTTGATATGGATGAGATTGAGTATCTGACACGTGCAATGGTCTCAACCGGAGAACAGATCTCATTCGGCTCCCATCCGATAGTTGACAAGCATTCAATAGGCGGAGTTCCGGGCAACAAGATCACTCTTCTTGTAGTACCAATCATCGCCGCTGCCGGACTTAAAATCCCGAAGACAAGTTCCAGAGCTATCACAGGTGCTGGAGGAACTGCTGATCTCATGGAAGCCCTCTGCCCGGTATCATTCTCAGCAGATGAAGTCAGAAATATGACAGAGAAAGCGGGCGCTGTTATAGTATGGGGCGGAGCTACAAATATCGCCCCCGCAGATGACAGAATTATTACCCATGAATACCCGTTAAAGATAGATGCCAGAGGGCAGATGCTCGCAAGCGTTATGGCAAAAAAATACGCGGTAGGCGCTGATCTGGTTGTTATTGACATTCCGGTTGGAGAGCATGCAAAAGTCAGAAATCCTGAAGAAGGCAGAAAACTTGCAAGAGAATTCATTGAACTTGGAGAGAGACTTGGCATGAGAGTTGAGTGCGCACTTACATATGGTGACTCGCCCATAGGTCATGCAATAGGTGTAAACCTTGAAGTACGTGAAGCCTTAAAAGCTCTAGAAGGGGCAAACATTCCGGGGTCTCTCATACAAAAAAGTACATCACTTGCCGGAATTGCTCTGGAGATGGCCGGAAAGGCTCAGAACGGTGAAGGAGGAAAGTTAGCCGAGGAGATACTTAAATCAGGAAAGGCACTTGAGAAGATGAAGGAGATCATTAAGATTCAGGGTGGAAATCCGGATGTAAAATCAGATGACATCGTCCCGGGAAGCCATTCGTATGATATAAATGCGCCGGAATCAGGATATGTCGTTGAACTTAACAACAGTTCGCTCATAACCATTGCAAGAACCGCCGGAGCACCAAATGATCACGGTGCAGGTATATATATTCATAAAAAGAAGGGCAACCATGTCAAAAAAGGTGAACCGATCTTTACAATTTATGCTGACAGACCATGGAGGCTTGAGAGTGCACTTGAGACAGGCAGACGCCTCATGCCGGTGATTGTTGAAGGAATGATGATAGACAGGATTCCTTCGGATTACTGGAGAAATTCAAGACAATTATAA
- a CDS encoding DUF4405 domain-containing protein, with protein MKRRDVIYYTDIAMLASFAACAVTGFIKWPGLLNPVNFVFYGLTFREITLLHDYSGLLFVIFCLIHLFLHGKRLIVMTKNKLKY; from the coding sequence ATGAAAAGAAGAGATGTCATTTATTATACCGATATTGCAATGCTCGCTTCATTTGCTGCCTGTGCTGTGACAGGTTTTATAAAATGGCCGGGTCTTTTAAATCCGGTAAATTTTGTATTTTACGGGCTGACTTTTCGTGAAATTACACTTCTGCATGATTATTCCGGATTATTATTTGTTATATTCTGTTTAATTCATCTGTTTCTTCACGGAAAACGGCTCATTGTTATGACAAAGAATAAGCTGAAATACTGA
- a CDS encoding ribose 1,5-bisphosphate isomerase — MKSVLADTALKIKSMEIRGAGKIAREAASALKSHAESLDTQNSGNFLSEMRTAGDILLKTRPTAVSLPNAVNIILSGMDGSDDAGEIRAGIVRRADSFIERSNSAVRRIGEIGARRISDGDVVLTHCNSQVAIGCILEAHRQGKDIEVFATEVRPRNQGLLTIKSLSDAGIKTSFIVDSAARYFMKDVDIVVIGTDAVTVNGSVVNKIGTSQIALAAHEARTRVMVAAETYKFAPKTLTGELIQIEERDSSEVLSPEIAAAMPNVTVRNPAFDITPAEYIDLIVTEEGAIPPEMAYIIIKDYLGWKIRDFDNER, encoded by the coding sequence ATGAAATCCGTACTTGCTGATACCGCTTTGAAGATAAAATCCATGGAGATTAGGGGGGCGGGAAAGATTGCACGTGAGGCCGCTTCTGCCCTGAAAAGTCATGCAGAATCTCTTGATACCCAAAACTCCGGTAATTTTTTATCTGAAATGAGAACTGCCGGAGATATACTGCTTAAGACGAGACCTACTGCCGTATCACTGCCGAATGCAGTCAATATTATTCTTTCAGGCATGGACGGCAGTGATGATGCCGGTGAGATCAGGGCAGGAATCGTCCGGAGGGCAGACAGTTTTATAGAGCGGTCAAATTCCGCTGTAAGGAGAATCGGTGAAATCGGGGCCCGGCGTATCAGTGACGGTGATGTGGTATTAACCCACTGCAATTCTCAGGTTGCAATTGGCTGCATACTTGAGGCTCACAGGCAGGGAAAGGATATTGAGGTCTTCGCAACCGAAGTCCGGCCAAGAAACCAGGGACTGCTGACTATTAAATCTCTCAGTGACGCCGGTATAAAAACCAGTTTTATTGTTGATTCTGCTGCCCGGTATTTTATGAAGGATGTTGATATTGTGGTTATCGGAACCGATGCAGTAACAGTCAATGGTTCGGTTGTGAATAAAATAGGTACCTCGCAGATTGCCCTTGCTGCCCATGAGGCAAGAACTAGAGTTATGGTTGCCGCAGAGACCTATAAATTTGCGCCTAAGACACTCACCGGAGAATTGATCCAGATAGAGGAGAGGGACTCTTCCGAGGTGTTAAGTCCGGAAATTGCAGCGGCAATGCCTAATGTCACTGTCAGAAACCCGGCATTTGATATTACTCCGGCAGAATATATTGATCTTATCGTGACGGAGGAGGGTGCTATTCCCCCTGAGATGGCATATATAATCATAAAAGATTATCTTGGCTGGAAGATCCGTGATTTTGATAATGAGCGCTAA